In the genome of Thermodesulfobacteriota bacterium, the window TGTAGTCGCCCAGCACCGGGTGGACGTGGGAGTCGATGAGGCCGGGCGTCACGGCGCAGCCCCGGGCGTCGATCACCCGGTCCGCCGCCGAGGCCGCCACGTCGGCTTCCCGGCCCACCGCGGCGATCCTGCCGCCCTCCAGGAGCAGGGTGTCGGCGTCGAGGAGCGGCGCGCCCACGTCCCCCGAGACCACGAGCCCCACGTTCAAAATTTTCGTCAGAGACATCTCACTCCTCCGGATTCCCCTGTCCGTCCAACGCCTCGAGCACCCGCTCGAGGCTGGCCGGCAGGTCGCAGATCCTCTTCCCGCAGGCCCGGCTCACGGCGTTGACCACCGCCGGGGCCGTGGGGATGAGGGCGGGTTCCCCGACCCCCTTGGCGCCGTAGGGGCCCGTGGGCTCGCGGCACTCCACGAACATGGGGGTGAGTCGCGGCACGTCCAGCGCCGTGGGGACGAGGTAGGTGTCGAGGTTTCGGTCCTGGCCCGGGCGAAACTCCTCCATGAGTGCTGCGCCCAGGCCCATGGCCACTCCTCCCGTGATCTGGCCGAGCACTCCGGGGGGGTAGAGGGCCCGGCCCACGTCGTGGGCCGCCGCCAGGCGCTCCACCCGCACCTGGGCGGTGGCGCGGTCCACCGCGACCCGGGCCACCTGGGCAGCAAACGCGTAGGTGCCGTAGGGGCGGCCCTGCCCCGTGCGGTGGTCCAGGGCCGAGGTGTCGGGGTCGAAGCTCCCGGCCTCCCTCGGGGCTTCCCCGGCGGCGGCGAAGGCCTGGGCAAGCTTCGGGAGCTCCATCTCCCATGTCGGCTGGGAGCGGCTGCGCACCCGCCCGTCCGCCAGCTCGAGCTGCGCGCCGGGCACTCCCAGGAGCTCCCCGGCCCGGGCCAGGAGCCTGTCTCGCAGGCGGCCGGCGGCCTCGAGGACCGCGCCTCCCGAGATGTAGGTCTGGCGGCTGGCGGAGGTGGCCCCCGCGTTGGTGGTGCGGCCGGTGTCGCCCCGCACCAGGCGCACGCGGTCGGGATCTTCCCCCAGGGCCTCGGCGCAGATCGCCAGGAGCACCTGGTCCGAGCCCTGGCCGATGTCGGCCGCGCCGGTGAAGAGGGTGAACCGCCCGTCGGAGCCGAGCTCCACCTGGGCCGTGGAGGGGTTGGAGACGCCCGTGTTGCCGATGCCGTAGAACATGGCCCCCACGCCGATGCCCCGGAGGAAGTCCCGGTCGCTCCGGCAGGCGCGGCTCCAGCGGTCGCGCACCGCGTCGATCTTCTCCAGGCAGGGGACGATCCCCACGCTGTGCGTGAGCACCTGCCCGGTAACCGTAGCGTCGCCGGGCCGCAGGGCGTTGCGAAGGCGCAGGGAGACCGGGTCCATCCCCAGGGCCTCGGCCAGCAGGTCCATCTGGCTCTCGTGGCCGAACGCGGCCTGGGGGGTGCCGAAGCCGCGCATGGCCCCGGAGAAGGGGTGGTTGGTGTATACGGCGCGGGAGCGGATGCGGGCGTGGGGTACCCGGTAGGGTCCGGCGGCGTGCACGGCGGCCCGCATGGCCACCGCCAGCGCGTAGGAGGCGTAGGCGCCGGTGTCGGCCAGGAGGTCGGCCTCCACGGCCAGGAGGTTCCCCTGGGCGTCGGCGGCGCTGCGGTAGCGCATGGCGAAGGGGTGGCGCTTGCCCGACGCCAGGAAGGACTCCTCCCGGGAGTACACCAGGCGCGAGGGCCGGCCCGTGTGCCAGGTAGCCAGCGCCACGTAGAGCTGGGCCGAGAGGTCGAGCTTGCCCCCGAAGCCGCCGCCGGTGGGGGCCTGAACCACCCGGACGCGCTCTGCCGAGAGCCCCAGCAGCCGGCACAGGTCGTCCCGGTCGTAGTGGGGGTTCTGGGTGGAGCAGGTCACCGTGAGGACGCCCTCCTCCATCCAGGCCACCGCCGCCTCGGGCTCCAGATAGGCGTGCTCGACCCAGGTGGTGCGGTAGGTGCGCTCCACCACCACCGCCGCGCGGGAAAAGGCCGTCTCCACGTCGCCCCGCTCCACACGCTGCTCGAAGCAGAGGTTCCCCTTCTCATGGATGGGAGCCGCGTCGGCGGCCAGGGCGGCAATCGGGTCCCGGAGCACCGGCAGGGGGTCGTAGACGACCGAGACCCGGCTCGCCCCCAGGGCCGCCGCCTCCGGCGTCTGCGCCGCCACCAGGGCCACGGCGTCCCCGACGAACCGCACCCGGTCGGTGAGGAGGGGCTGGTCCGCGGTGAGGCGGATGATGCCGTAGCGGTTCTCCCCGGGCACGTCGGCGGCGGTAAAGACCCGCACAACTCCTGGGACCGCCAGCGCCGGCGCGGCGCGCACCTCGGCCACCCGGGCGTGGGCCTCGGTGGAGCGCACCACCGCCAGGTGCAGCACCCCTCCCACCTTGAGGTCGGCGGTGAAGCGAAGCGTCCCCAGGACCTTCTCCAGGGCGTCCCGGCGGGGCCGCCGGGAGCCGATGGCGCGGGCGCTCATGCCGGCACCTCCCCGCGTCCCGCGGCAAAGGCCTCCAGGGCCTGGCGCAGGGCCCGGGTAACGCAGCGGCGCGCCACGGGCAGCTTGTAGGCCATGGAGGGGCGCCCCCCCGAGACCCCCCGCACGGCCGCTTCCGCCGCGCGCCCGGCCTCCTCCAGGAAAGGCTCGGAGAACCCCCGGTGGAGCACCTCCTCGGCGCCGGTCAGCCGCTGGGGCCGCGGGAAGACCGCCCCCAGGGCGACCCGGGCGAGCCCGGTCTCGGGGTTGGCCATGGCCGCCACCGAGAGGCGGCTGATGGCCGCGGCGCGCCGCCGCCCCACCTTGAGGAAGGCCGCTCCGTGGGGGGGCTCCAGGGGGATGCGGATGGCCGTCAGGAGCTCGCCGGACGCGAGGCACGTCGCCCCGGGGCCCCGGAAGAAGTCCTCCAGGGGCACGCGCCGCTCGCCCCCGGGGCCCGCCACCTGGAAGCGGGCGCGAAGCACCGCCAGGGCGGGCAGGGTGTCGGCGGCCACGGAGGCGTTGACGGCGTTGCCCCCTACGGTGCCGAGGTTGCGGACCTGCACCGATCCCACCGCCGCGCAGGCCTGGGCCAGCACCGGCGCCAGCCGCCGCACCAGGGGGCTCTCGGCGGCCTCGGCGTGGGTGATCGCGGCGCCCAGGAGCAGCGTGCCGTCCTCTTCCTCCCGGACCTCCCGGAGCTCGGGCACCCGGGTGACGTCCACGACCGCCCGGGGCGCGGCCTTCCCGTGGCGCACCGCCACCAGGAGATCCGTGCCCCCGGCCACGGGGCGCCCCCCTTCGCCCTCGCGCTGGAGGGCGGCCAGCGCCTGCCCGAGGCTGGCCGGCCGCAGGTAGCGAAAGCCGGTCATCGGGGGGCCTCCCCCCCACCGCCGATTCGGGCCGCGGCG includes:
- a CDS encoding xanthine dehydrogenase family protein molybdopterin-binding subunit; translated protein: MSARAIGSRRPRRDALEKVLGTLRFTADLKVGGVLHLAVVRSTEAHARVAEVRAAPALAVPGVVRVFTAADVPGENRYGIIRLTADQPLLTDRVRFVGDAVALVAAQTPEAAALGASRVSVVYDPLPVLRDPIAALAADAAPIHEKGNLCFEQRVERGDVETAFSRAAVVVERTYRTTWVEHAYLEPEAAVAWMEEGVLTVTCSTQNPHYDRDDLCRLLGLSAERVRVVQAPTGGGFGGKLDLSAQLYVALATWHTGRPSRLVYSREESFLASGKRHPFAMRYRSAADAQGNLLAVEADLLADTGAYASYALAVAMRAAVHAAGPYRVPHARIRSRAVYTNHPFSGAMRGFGTPQAAFGHESQMDLLAEALGMDPVSLRLRNALRPGDATVTGQVLTHSVGIVPCLEKIDAVRDRWSRACRSDRDFLRGIGVGAMFYGIGNTGVSNPSTAQVELGSDGRFTLFTGAADIGQGSDQVLLAICAEALGEDPDRVRLVRGDTGRTTNAGATSASRQTYISGGAVLEAAGRLRDRLLARAGELLGVPGAQLELADGRVRSRSQPTWEMELPKLAQAFAAAGEAPREAGSFDPDTSALDHRTGQGRPYGTYAFAAQVARVAVDRATAQVRVERLAAAHDVGRALYPPGVLGQITGGVAMGLGAALMEEFRPGQDRNLDTYLVPTALDVPRLTPMFVECREPTGPYGAKGVGEPALIPTAPAVVNAVSRACGKRICDLPASLERVLEALDGQGNPEE
- a CDS encoding xanthine dehydrogenase family protein subunit M, translated to MTGFRYLRPASLGQALAALQREGEGGRPVAGGTDLLVAVRHGKAAPRAVVDVTRVPELREVREEEDGTLLLGAAITHAEAAESPLVRRLAPVLAQACAAVGSVQVRNLGTVGGNAVNASVAADTLPALAVLRARFQVAGPGGERRVPLEDFFRGPGATCLASGELLTAIRIPLEPPHGAAFLKVGRRRAAAISRLSVAAMANPETGLARVALGAVFPRPQRLTGAEEVLHRGFSEPFLEEAGRAAEAAVRGVSGGRPSMAYKLPVARRCVTRALRQALEAFAAGRGEVPA